The following coding sequences are from one Musa acuminata AAA Group cultivar baxijiao chromosome BXJ2-4, Cavendish_Baxijiao_AAA, whole genome shotgun sequence window:
- the LOC103980828 gene encoding myosin-11-like, with protein MASVPGTPVNISIGSHVWVEDPTSSWIDGQVTKITGENAEVQASNGKTVVTSLSKIYPKDMEAPPGGVDDMTKLSYLHEPGLLQNLSTRYQLNEIYTYTGNILIAINPFQRLPHLYDSHMMIQYKGARLGELSPHVFAVADVAYRAMINEEKSNSILVSGESGAGKTETTKMLMRYLAYLGGRAATEGRTVEQQVLESNPVLEAFGNAKTVRNNNSSRFGKFVEIQFDRQGRISGAAIRTYLLERSRVCQVSDPERNYHCFYLLCAAPTEVVEKYKLSKPNSFHYLNQSNCYELVGVSDAHDYLATRRAMDIVGISAQEQDAIFRVVAAILHLGNIDFAKGQDIDSSVLKDDKSKFHLKMTAELLMCDSAALEDALCKRVMITPEEVIKRPLDPRAATISRDGLAKTIYSRLFDWIVDKINVSIGQDPNSKSLIGVLDIYGFESFKTNSFEQFCINFTNEKLQQHFNQHVFKMEQEEYTKEEIDWSYIEFVDNQDVLDLIEKKPGGIIALLDEACMFPKSTHETFAQKLYQTFKTHKRFIKPKLSRTDFSISHYAGEVLYQSDQFLDKNKDYVVAEHQDLLSASKCSFVSGLFPPLPEETSKTSKFSSIGSRFKQQLQALMETLNSTEPHYIRCVKPNNLLKPAIFENVNVMQQLRCGGVLEAIRISCAGYPTRRIFYEFLHRFGVLAPEVLEGNYDEKIACRKILEKTGLAGFQIGKTKVFLRAGQMAELDARRAEVLNTAAKTIQNQIRTHILRKQFIALRKATIYVQSLWRRRLAFKLYEGMRRENAAIKVQKNLRRYKAKKAYTRLRLSVLVLQAGFRFLAARNEFRFRKQTKAATVIQAKWRCYRAYSYHKNLKRASLVTQCRWRGRVARRELRKLKLAARETGALKEAKDKLEKTVEELTWRLQLEKRLRTDLEEAKGQEITKLQSSLQAMQSKVDETTAMLVKEREAAKKAIEDAPPVIEENTVLVQDTEKIDSLTDEVENLKASLQSEKQRADDAENRFNEAQTTSEERQRKLLESEGKLHQLQESLHRLEEKLANLESENKVLRQQAVSMAPNKLLSGRSKSTLQRSSENGLVINSETRTIADPLSASFNMRENSEVDDKPQKSLNEKQQENQDLLIRCIAQDLGFAGSRPVAACITYKCLLQWRSFEVERTSVFDRIIQTIGHAIETQDNNEVLAYWLSNASTLLLLLQRTLKASGAAGMAPQRRRSSSATLFGRMTQSFRGTPQGVNLSFVNGSLTGGVDKLRQVEAKYPALLFKQQLTAYVEKIYGMIRDNLKKEISPLLGLCIQAPRTSRASLVKGSSRSPGNAPAQQALIAHWQGIVKSLDSFLNTLKANHVPPFLVRKVFTQIFSFINVQLFNSLLLRRECCSFSNGEYVKAGLAELEHWCYKATDEYAGSAWDELKHIRQAIGFLVIHQKPKKTLDEISHDLCPVLSVQQLYRISTMYWDDKYGTHSVSPEVISNMRVLMTEDSNNPVSNSFLLDDDSSIPFSVDDISKSMEPIDISDIEPPPLIRENSGFMFLLPRSD; from the exons GGAACTCCAGTTAATATAAGTATAGGTTCTCATGTATGGGTTGAAGATCCAACATCATCTTGGATTGATGGACAGGTCACTAAGATCACCGGTGAAAATGCTGAGGTCCAAGCTTCTAATGGGAAAACA GTTGTTACTAGTCTATCAAAAATATATCCCAAAGATATGGAAGCCCCACCTGGAGGGGTTGATGACATGACAAAACTCTCTTATCTGCATGAGCCTGGTTTACTGCAGAACTTGTCAACCAGATACCAACTGAATGAAATTTAT ACTTACACAGGAAATATTCTAATTGCCATAAATCCATTTCAAAGGTTGCCCCATCTATATGATTCTCACATGATGATACAATATAAAGGAGCTCGATTGGGTGAGCTAAGTCCTCATGTGTTTGCAGTGGCAGATGTGGCATACAG GGCAATGATAAATGAGGAGAAAAGTAATTCCATTTTGGTTAGCGGTGAAAGTGGTGCGGGTAAAACTGAGACAACAAAGATGCTTATGCGTTATCTTGCTTATTTGGGTGGACGGGCTGCTACTGAAGGACGAACTGTAGAGCAACAAGTACTTGAA TCAAACCCAGTTCTTGAAGCATTTGGAAATGCAAAAACTGTCAGAAATAACAACTCCAG TCGTTTTGGCAAGTTTGTTGAGATCCAATTTGATAGGCAAGGTAGAATATCAGGTGCTGCCATCCGGACATATCTTCTTGAGAGGTCCCGAGTTTGCCAGGTTTCTGATCCAGAGCGTAACTACCACTGCTTTTACCTTCTATGTGCAGCACCAACAGAG GTGGTTGAAAAGTACAAGTTATCAAAACCAAATTCATTTCATTATCTTAACCAATCAAATTGCTATGAGTTGGTTGGTGTGAGTGATGCCCATGACTATTTAGCCACCAGGAGGGCTATGGATATAGTTGGAATTAGTGCACAGGAACAG GATGCAATTTTTAGGGTTGTTGCAGCCATTCTTCATCTTGGAAATATTGATTTTGCCAAGGGACAAGATATAGATTCATCAGTTTTGAAAGATGACAAATctaagttccatctgaagatgacCGCTGAGCTTCTTAT GTGTGATTCTGCAGCTCTGGAAGATGCACTGTGTAAGCGTGTGATGATCACACCTGAAGAAGTTATTAAGAGACCACTTGATCCTCGTGCTGCAACCATTAGCAGGGATGGCTTAGCTAAGACAATATATTCTCGCTTGTTTGACTG GATTGTTGATAAAATAAATGTCTCAATTGGACAAGATCCAAATTCGAAGTCACTGATTGGGGTCCTTGACATTTACGGTTTTGAAAGTTTTAAGACAAACAG ctttGAGCAGTTTTGTATTAACTTCACAAATGAGAAACTACAGCAGCATTTCAACCAG CATGTTTTCAAGATGGAGCAGGAAGAGTACACAAAAGAGGAGATAGATTGGAGCTACATTGAATTTGTTGATAATCAAGATGTCCTGGATCTTATTGAGAAG AAACCTGGAGGTATCATCGCACTCCTTGATGAAGCATG TATGTTTCCAAAATCAACACATGAAACCTTTGCGCAAAAGCTTTACCAGACATTTAAAACACACAAGCGCTTCATCAAGCCCAAGCTTTCTCGTACTGATTTTTCGATAAGCCATTATGCTGGAGAG GTTTTATATCAATCTGATCAGTTCCTGGACAAAAATAAGGATTATGTTGTGGCAGAACACCAAGATTTGTTGAGTGCTTCAAAATGCTCATTTGTTTCTGGCCTTTTTCCTCCTCTGCCTGAGGAGACATCCAagacttcaaaattttcatccaTTGGTTCTCGATTTAAG CAACAACTACAGGCATTGATGGAGACATTAAATTCCACAGAACCCCATTACATTAGATGTGTGAAGCCGAACAATCTTCTAAAACCTGCCATTTTTGAGAATGTCAATGTTATGCAACAATTACGCTGTGGC GGTGTTCTTGAGGCTATCAGAATCAGTTGTGCTGGATATCCTACTCGTCGCATATTCTATGAATTTTTACATCGTTTTGGTGTTCTTGCCCCAGAAGTTTTAGAGGGAAA CTACGATGAAAAGATAGCTTGCAGGAAGATTCTGGAAAAGACGGGGTTGGCAGGTTTTCAG ATAGGCAAAACAAAAGTTTTTCTTAGAGCTGGTCAGATGGCAGAGTTAGATGCTCGACGAGCTGAAGTGCTTAACACCGCTGCAAAAACTATTCAAAATCAAATACGAACACATATTTTGCGGAAACAATTTATTGCTTTGCGGAAGGCTACCATATATGTGCAGTCATTATGGAGAA GGAGACTGGCTTTTAAGTTGTATGAAGGCATGAGAAGGGAAAATGCTGCAATAAAGGTTCAGAAAAATTTGCGTCGTTACAAGGCTAAGAAGGCTTACACACGATTGAGATTGTCAGTTCTTGTCCTGCAAGCTGGTTTCAGATTTTTGGCTGCTCGGAATGAGTTTAGGTTTAGGAAGCAAACTAAGGCAGCAACTGTTATTCAG GCTAAATGGCGTTGTTATAGAGCTTATTCATACCATAAGAATCTAAAGAGGGCATCACTTGTCACCCAATGCAGATGGAGGGGAAGGGTTGCAAGGAGAGAGCTTAGGAAGCTCAAATTG GCTGCACGAGAAACAGGTGCTCtcaaggaagctaaggataaGCTTGAAAAGACAGTGGAAGAACTTACATGGCGTTTGCAATTAGAAAAGCGTTTGCGG ACAGACTTAGAGGAAGCTAAAGGACAAGAGATAACAAAGTTACAAAGCTCTTTGCAAGCAATGCAAAGTAAAGTGGATGAGACAACAGCAATGCTTGTCAAGGAACGAGAGGCTGCAAAAAAGGCTATTGAAGATGCACCTCCTGTTATCGAAGAAAATACTGTTCTTGTTCAAGATACTGAGAAGATTGATTCCTTGACGGATGAAGTGGAGAACTTGAAG GCCTCATTACAATCAGAAAAACAACGAGCTGATGATGCTGAAAACAGATTTAATGAAGCACAAACAACTAGTGAAGAAAGACAGAGGAAGTTACTCGAATCAGAAGGAAAATTACATCAACTTCAGGAATCTTTACACAG GCTTGAAGAAAAGCTGGCAAACCTAGAGTCCGAAAATAAAGTACTTCGTCAGCAGGCTGTATCCATGGCACCCAATAAATTGTTATCAGGACGTTCTAAATCAACTCTGCAG AGGAGCTCCGAAAATGGTCTTGTTATTAACAGCGAGACCAGAACAATAGCA GATCCACTTAGTGCATCATTCAACATGAGGGAGAATTCTGAAGTAGATGATAAGCCACAGAAATCTCTCAATGAGAAACAGCAG GAAAACCAGGACTTATTGATTAGGTGTATTGCACAAGACCTAGGATTTGCAGGAAGCAGACCTGTTGCTGCCTGTATTACTTATAAATGCCTTCTACAATGGCGATCTTTTGAAGTTGAGCGAACAAGTGTGTTTGATCGAATTATTCAAACAATTGGTCATGCTATTGAG ACCCAGGATAATAATGAGGTCTTGGCCTATTGGCTTTCCAATGCTTCAACTTTATTGTTGCTACTTCAACGGACACTGAAAGCAAGTGGCGCAGCAGGAATGGCACCACAACGCCGTCGGTCATCATCTGCTACTCTTTTTGGCAGGATGACTCAA AGTTTCAGGGGTACACCGCAAGGTGTGAACCTTTCTTTTGTGAATGGAAGCTTGACTGGTGGAGTAGATAAATTGCGCCAAGTTGAAGCAAAGTACCCTGCTTTACTATTCAAACAACAACTTACTGCATATGTAGAAAAAATATATGGAATGATCAGGGATAATTTGAAGAAGGAGATATCTCCCTTGCTTGGTTTGTGCATTCAG GCCCCACGAACATCAAGAGCTAGTCTAGTCAAAGGATCTTCTCGCTCACCAGGAAATGCTCCTGCACAGCAAGCTTTGATTGCCCACTGGCAAGGGATTGTTAAAAGTCTTGACAGTTTCTTGAACACATTGAAAGCAAATCAC GTGCCTCCATTCTTAGTTCGGAAGGTGTTCACACAGATATTTTCCTTCATAAATGTACAACTATTTAACAG TCTTTTATTGAGGAGAGAATGTTGCTCATTTAGCAATGGTGAATATGTTAAAGCAGGATTAGCTGAACTAGAACATTGGTGCTACAAAGCAACAGATGAG TATGCCGGTTCAGCATGGGatgaactaaagcatataagacaGGCTATTGGATTCCTG GTGATCCACCAAAAGCCAAAGAAGACCTTGGACGAAATTAGCCATGACCTTTGTCCA GTACTTAGTGTGCAACAGTTATATCGGATAAGTACAATGTACTGGGATGACAAATATGGTACACATAGTGTGTCCCCTGAG GTTATATCGAATATGAGGGTGCTGATGACTGAAGATTCGAACAATCCAGTGAGCAACTCATTCTTATTGGATGATGACTCGAG CATACCATTTTCAGTTGATGACATTTCAAAGTCGATGGAACCGATTGATATATCTGATATCGAACCCCCTCCACTCATTCGGGAGAACTCAGGTTTCATGTTCTTGTTGCCACGCTCCGACTAA